In Aspergillus luchuensis IFO 4308 DNA, chromosome 1, nearly complete sequence, the following are encoded in one genomic region:
- a CDS encoding uncharacterized protein (COG:S;~EggNog:ENOG410QDY8;~InterPro:IPR005829,IPR002052,IPR011701,IPR036259;~PFAM:PF07690;~TransMembrane:12 (i61-84o104-123i130-150o156-177i189-207o219-239i316-339o359-379i400-419o431-455i467-487o499-519i);~go_component: GO:0016021 - integral component of membrane [Evidence IEA];~go_function: GO:0003676 - nucleic acid binding [Evidence IEA];~go_function: GO:0008168 - methyltransferase activity [Evidence IEA];~go_function: GO:0022857 - transmembrane transporter activity [Evidence IEA];~go_process: GO:0032259 - methylation [Evidence IEA];~go_process: GO:0055085 - transmembrane transport [Evidence IEA]) codes for MDDTTKKDVVYVEDIEEGGFVNTKGKVMGTVKITEGTVVYIPTPTADPQDPLNMSVWQKSIILIVISIFSCLGLALVSGFGGLLQFYIPGYTAVGKDYDDITNLMTYPTLFMGIGNLIGMPIAIGVGRRIVLLVSTVVLVLGSVLCATAKTYEWHLGARMVLGLAAGQSEALIPMITQEIFFLHERSKALMVQLAIQVSLTSVWTLFAGPIAQSITPEGWYGLGAGLAGALLLIALVLLPETKYDRPLTSYQETNSDPTSTTSDLKKNLGVEVCTVRPALDFERYTRRTWKSDMRLWVGEPQWTETWDVLRQTFELLFFPNVLWALLLNGLTIGVNVAIGTTYSTILANPPYNWPDSSASYINCGQIIVAIVALPLLGHGSDYLVKYFAKRNNGIHEPEIRIIPLIFPIIVGTFTAALYGQGGAHPYQYHWFIYAWTVAAYYFCFVGANIVGITYLLDSYPGRSGPLLVIICAFRGFISFGTSYAVSPFIELHGYDGAFGTYAALTAAFGLLGIPVFIWGKQIRRFTGRFAKNKAD; via the exons ATGGACGACACCACCAAGAAAGATGTAGTCTACGTGGAAGACATCGAGGAGGGGGGTTTTGTGAACACCAAAGGGAAGGTGATGGGAACTGTGAAGATCACGGAGGGAACAGTCGTGTATattcccactcccaccgCTGACCCTCAAG ATCCCTTGAATATGTCTGTTTGGCAGAAGTCCATTATACTTATTGTCATCTCTATTT TCTCATGTCTGGGTCTGGCTTTGGTCAGTGGGTTCGGAGGACTACTGCAATTCTATATTCCAGGATATACAGCCGTTGGAAAGGACTATGATGACATTACCAACTTGATGACATACCCGACGTTGTTCAT GGGCATCGGGAACCTCATCGGTATGCCTATAGCAATTGGTGTGGGAAGGAGAATCGTCCTCCTAGTATCGACTGTCGTGCTCGTCCTTGGATCGGTACTATGTGCAACTGCGAAGACATACGAATGGCATCTTGGTGCTCGGATGGTGCTTGGCTTAGCAGCTGGACAAAGCGAGGCATTGATTCCGATGATTACCCAG gaaatcttcttcctccatgAGCGCAGCAAGGCCCTCATGGTACAACTAGCTATCCAAGTTTCCCTAACATCTGTATGGACACTATTCGCAGGCCCAATCGCCCAATCCATCACACCAGAGGGGTGGTACGGTCTTGGAGCCGGCCTTGCTGGAGCACTGCTCTTAATTGCTCTTGTCCTTCTACCAGAAACGAAATACGACCGCCCTCTTACATCCTACCAGGAAACAAACTCCGACCCAACAAGCACCACTTCTGACCTCAAAAAGAACCTAGGAGTCGAAGTATGCACCGTCCGACCCGCCTTAGACTTCGAGAGATACACACGGCGCACATGGAAATCCGACATGCGGCTCTGGGTCGGGGAGCCCCAGTGGACAGAAACCTGGGACGTACTAAGA CAAACCTTCgaactcctcttcttcccgaACGTCCTCTGGGCCCTGCTTCTAAACGGCCTCACTATCGGCGTCAACGTCGCCATCGGCACCACCTACAGcaccatcctcgccaacccACCCTACAACTGGCCCGACAGCAGCGCAAGCTACATCAACTGCGGCCAGATCATCGTCGCCATCGTCGCGCTGCCCCTCCTCGGCCACGGCTCTGACTACCTAGTGAAATATTTTGCCAAACGCAACAACGGTATTCACGAGCCCGAAATCCGCATCATCCCTctcatcttccccatcatcgtcggaaCCTTCACGGCGGCATTATATGGCCAAGGTGGCGCCCACCCTTACCAATACCACTGGTTCATATATGCCTGGACGGTAGCAGCGTACTACTTTTGCTTCGTTGGGGCGAATATCGTGGGTATCACGTACCTACTTGATAGTTATCCGGGGAGGTCGGGGCCGCTGTTGGTTATCATCTGCGCCTTTCGGGGGTTCATCTCTTTCGGGACGAGTTATGCGGTGTCGCCGTTTATTGAGCTTCATGGGTACGATGGGGCTTTTGGGACTTATGCGGCCTTGACGGCGGCGTTTGGGCTATTGGGGATTCCGGTGTTTATCTGGGGGAAGCAGATTCGGAGGTTCACAGGGCGGTTTGCGAAGAACAAGGCGGATTGA
- a CDS encoding uncharacterized protein (COG:U;~EggNog:ENOG410PPK5;~TransMembrane:4 (i31-52o64-86i98-115o135-152i)) has translation MSLQNTFQPIIAMDNDLPMAQKRRIIYIRPFLLFYLNSLIAEIIFLAVSVFIMTGTRDLFYKVMWTLVFCPLGMGGAMGGLTNGFIVDHYYGKKAAHFTGILSLLILSACNYLCYNLDRHFGWFGANEHPMWFHWRYPMIWVVGYCNGLLMFTDRGQERLARVGL, from the coding sequence ATGTCCCTCCAAAACACCTTTCAGCCCATCATAGCAATGGACAATGACCTCCCAATGGCTCAAAAGCGCCGCATCATCTACATCCGtccattcctcctcttttatCTCAACTCCCTCATCGCAGAAATCATCTTCCTTGCCGTCAGCGTCTTCATCATGACCGGCACCCGCGACCTCTTCTACAAAGTCATGTGGACACTCGTCTTCTGTCCGCTAGGTATGGGCGGTGCCATGGGGGGCCTTACGAATGGCTTTATTGTCGATCACTATTATGGGAAGAAGGCGGCTCACTTTACGGGTATTTTGTCGTTGTTGATTTTGAGCGCTTGCAACTATCTCTGCTACAATCTGGACCGGCATTTTGGATGGTTCGGGGCCAATGAGCATCCCATGTGGTTTCATTGGCGGTATCCGATGATTTGGGTTGTTGGTTACTGCAATGGGTTGCTTATGTTTACGGATAGGGGGCAGGAGAGACTTGCTAGGGTGGGGTTGTAG
- a CDS encoding sugar phosphate isomerase/epimerase family protein (COG:G;~EggNog:ENOG410Q1CY;~InterPro:IPR013022,IPR036237;~PFAM:PF01261), with protein sequence MLSNKQAIGTLSLGQHPSHTLDQKIRVASQHGFTAVEVVYSDLKRYSDALGVSMLEAAGKIKNVCDDLNVEILSLAAFENFEGNRTPLYERMTTAKHWIDIARELNATYLQVPSNYSHDASTDKNLIVSDLQQLADLASAEEPVVSVAYEPLSWGTYCSTWDTALELVEAVDRKNFGLCMDTFHEVTKLWASPFETSGKYPTADKDLTASLVRFLKQCPLEKIFYVQLSDGELFNPPFSKAHPWYLEGEAPQFTWSRHARPFPFETELGGYMPVLEIVKAWVVDKGYTGWISMEVFDRRMRSEKFNPEDAGKRARKSWETLQDRLRSPTPSKI encoded by the coding sequence ATGCTATCGAACAAACAAGCAATTGGCACCCTCTCCCTGGGCCAGCATCCCTCTCACACGCTGGACCAAAAGATCCGTGTTGCCTCACAACATGGGTTTACTGCCGTTGAAGTCGTTTACTCTGACCTCAAGAGGTACTCAGACGCCCTAGGTGTATCAATGCTAGAGGCTGCTGGAAAAATAAAGAACGTCTGTGACGACCTCAACGTCGAGATACTATCTTTGGCGGCGTTCGAGAACTTTGAAGGAAACCGCACCCCATTGTATGAACGAATGACCACCGCAAAGCACTGGATCGACATTGCCCGCGAGCTGAATGCGACATATCTGCAAGTACCATCCAACTACAGCCATGATGCCAGCACAGACAAAAACCTCATTGTATCGGATTTGCAGCAATTGGCGGATTTGGCTAGCGCTGAGGAACCTGTTGTCTCAGTTGCGTATGAGCCACTCTCCTGGGGTACATACTGTTCTACCTGGGACACAGCCCTGGAGCTTGTCGAGGCTGTTGATCGCAAGAACTTTGGTCTGTGCATGGACACCTTCCACGAAGTCACCAAGCTTTGGGCGAGCCCGTTCGAGACGTCCGGAAAGTACCCGACAGCTGATAAGGACTTGACTGCCTCCCTTGTACGCTTTCTGAAGCAGTGCCCTCTGGAGAAGATATTTTACGTCCAATTGTCGGACGGCGAGCTTTTCAACCCACCTTTTTCAAAGGCACATCCGTGGTATCTAGAGGGTGAAGCACCGCAATTCACCTGGTCTAGACATGCTAGGCCATTCCCCTTCGAAACCGAGCTAGGCGGATATATGCCCGTACTGGAAATTGTCAAGGCATGGGTAGTGGACAAGGGGTACACGGGCTGGATCTCGATGGAGGTGTTTGACAGACGGATGCGCAGCGAGAAATTCAATCCCGAGGATGCCGGCAAAAGAGCGAGGAAGTCATGGGAAACACTACAAGACCGCCTCCGATCCCCCACTCCTTCTAAGATATAA
- a CDS encoding CocE/NonD family hydrolase (COG:S;~EggNog:ENOG410PIWF;~InterPro:IPR008979,IPR029058,IPR005674,IPR013736, IPR000383;~PFAM:PF02129,PF08530;~go_function: GO:0008239 - dipeptidyl-peptidase activity [Evidence IEA];~go_function: GO:0016787 - hydrolase activity [Evidence IEA]) produces MPPPVQVAYKRIKAPKEGENGYVRPQPGKSEVLPAGWNGFNAKPIQSDIRIDHDVEIVVRDGARLYVDIYRPADTTEKIPAVLSWSFYGKKYSALDMLPMCVWNCCVPRSDLSGLEKFEGLDPATWCPRGYAIVSVDTRGAGNSDGLITVMGSQDAEDGYDVVEAIAKMDWCNGCIGMAGNSALAISQWFIASQQPPSLKAIAPWEGSGDIYREQFCRGGWFSMSNFDLITNEIVRGPANSGIEDFEEMYRRSPVSSPFWEDKRADMTKVLCPVYIRGSDVSSIHTMGSVRAWLELPHDKKWIRWGSKQEWYELYSCPESMDELFVFFDRYLKGIENDWEKTPKVRWSALQFGDREAIDDIVLEDFPSPTTEYREFFLSSGKLHPTLIGAYEKISYDSELTSSFAEFSYTFDKPARLIGLPKAVLYMSCEDRDDFTVFVILRKKDKNGKPLMHLSFPFHATPVKSIDEISEKEQSSTNLHLGSNGILRASHRAIDADKSIHPQFPFHPHTRQEKVRPGEIVRLEIGIWAMGVDFDAGETISVRVSGQYPSIAEYKTWSQPRPEEELNRGKHFIHCGGEYPSSVILPFI; encoded by the exons ATGCCTCCTCCGGTCCAAGTCGCTTACAAACGTATCAAAGCCCcaaaagagggagaaaacgGCTACGTGCGACCCCAACCAGGCAAATCAGAGGTCCTTCCAGCGGGATGGAATGGGTTCAATGCCAAACCCATACAGAGCGACATTCGCATCGACCACGACGTCGAGATCGTTGTCCGTGATGGCGCAAGACTCTACGTCGACATTTACCGGCCGGCAGACACTACCGAGAAAATCCCCGCTGTATTGAGCTGGTCCTTCTACGGCAAAAAGTACAGTGCACTTGACATGCTCCCCATGTGCGTGTGGAACTGCTGCGTGCCGCGCTCTGACTTGAGCGGTCTCGAGAAATTCGAAGGCCTCGATCCGGCGACATGGTGTCCGCGCGGGTATGCAATTGTCAGCGTTGACACGCGCGGAGCAGGAAATAGTGACGGTCTTATCACCGTTATGGGCTCTCAGGATGCGGAAGACGGATACGACGTCGTTGAAGCCATTGCAAAGATGGACTGGTGCAATGGGTGCATCGGCATGGCAGGGAACTCGGCCCTGGCGATCTCTCAGTGGTTCATTGCTTCTCAGCAGCCGCCGTCACTCAAGGCTATTGCACCATGGGAAGGATCGGGAGATATCTATCGTGAACAGTTTTGTCGCGGTGGGTGGTTCTCCATGAGCAACTTTGATCTTATCACAAACGAAATTGTTCGTGGACCGGCCAACTCCGGCATTGAGGATTTCGAGGAGATGTACCGCCGCTCGCCTGTTTCGAGCCCATTCTGGGAGGATAAGCGGGCAGATATGACCAAAGTGCTTTGTCCCGTCTATATCCGAGGCTCGGATGTGAGCTCTATTCACACTATGGGGTCCGTTCGAGCCTGGCTAGAGCTTCCACATGATAAGAAGTGGATTCGCTGGGGAAGCAAACAGGAGTGGTATGAGCTGTATAGCTGCCCGGAGTCCATGGATGAACTCTTCGTTTTCTTTGATCGCTATCTCAAGGGAATTGAGAATGACTGGGAGAAAACTCCCAAAGTGCGTTGGTCTGCGCTGCAGTTCGGGGATCGAGAGGCGATCGATGACATCGTGCTCGAGGACTTCCCATCGCCTACCACTGAATATCGAGAatttttcctctcttcggGGAAGCTCCACCCAACTTTGATTGGGGCTTACGAAAAGATCTCCTACGATTCGGAGCTTACATCCAGCTTTGCCGAGTTCTCATACACCTTCGACAAACCAGCAAGACTAATCGGTCTACCGAAGGCAGTCTTGTACATGTCTTGCGAAGATAGAGACGACTTCACTGTTTTCGttatattaagaaagaaGGATAAAAACGGGAAACCATTGATGCATCTCAGTTTCCCATTCCATGCAACGCCGGTAAAATCAATTGACGAAATATCTGAGAAGGAACAGTCTAGCACGAACCTTCATCTGGGGTCTAATGGTATTCTTAGAGCTTCGCACCGTGCGATCGATGCAGATAAAAGCATTCACCCACAGTTCCCTTTCCACCCTCACACGCGTCAGGAAAAGGTCCGTCCTGGAGAGATTGTGCGACTTGAAATTGGCATTTGGGCGATGGGTGTGGATTTTGACGCTGGTGAGACGATCAGCGTGCGG GTCTCTGGCCAATACCCTAGTATTGCGGAGTACAAGACATGGTCACAGCCCCGTCCGGAGGAGGAACTCAATCGTGGGAAGCATTTCATTCACTGTGGTGGAGAGTATCCTAGTTCTGTTATCTTGCCGTTCATTTAG
- a CDS encoding uncharacterized protein (COG:S;~EggNog:ENOG410PT45;~InterPro:IPR001810,IPR036047;~go_function: GO:0005515 - protein binding [Evidence IEA]), which yields MAFDCYCAICGVGFCGMHIEAPSETALERRRRWIEKRCRALQAGKDFRQVSHEGEENEEPVRSYDPRIVGWDNISWLYKAHCLGVDENAKPGAPKAFLSDEGYYADIGEFVVKAKSDGSRSRSQRVYSCYGHGSEEAPGPVLPFHWCCFEILTRALTGTTDTKNVNLDVLYNIMTPLCNMSGSALQLSYGDDIQRSQGRYWECIPGAEYCAAHPVETPGLDEHLQNNMETNSGLKTPFVELDLRDRKPVSPFGKLPLEIVYQICKFLPSDSLKALTEASLHIHLVTQDNLFWKQYMQQNMPWFWELQAAKNQKVPADLNYKRMYMWLEKMTAPRYGMDDVKLIGVANRRRIWGVCEDLADRYNKSLNQPTVSAMQWGSG from the exons atggcttTCGATTGCTACTGCGCAATCTGCGGTGTTGGTTTCTGTGGCATGCACATCGAGGCCCCGTCTGAGACGGCCCTCGAGCGCCGCAGGCGGTGGATCGAGAAGCGATGCCGGGCGCTGCAGGCCGGCAAAGACTTCAGGCAGGTGTCCcacgagggagaggaaaatgaggAGCCCGTCCGCAGCTACGATCCCCGCATTGTTGGCTGGGACAATATCTCCTGGTTGTATAAGGCACACTGCCTGGGTGTGGATGAAAACGCTAAACCGGGTGCGCCAAA AGCGTTTCTCTCGGATGAAGGATACTATGCCGATATT GGCGAATTTGTCGTCAAGGCCAAATCTG ATGGTTCTCGGTCGCGTTCTCAGCGCGTTTATTCATG CTATGGCCATGGCTCGGAGGAAGCGCCCGGTCCCGTCTTACCGTTCCACTGGTGCTGTTTTGAGATCTTAACTCGCGCACTGACGGGTACGACTGACACCAAAAACGTCAATCTGGACGTGTTGTACAATATCATGACGCCGTTGTGCAACATGTCCGGGTCCGCCCTGCAATTGAGCTACGGAGACGACATCCAGCGCTCGCAAGGCCGCTACTGGGAATGTATCCCGGGCGCAGAG TACTGTGCCGCCCACCCGGTGGAAACACCCGGACTCGACGAACACCTCCAAAACAACATGGAAACGAACAGCGGCTTGAAGACCCCGTTCGTGGAGCTGGACCTCCGCGACCGGAAGCCTGTCAGCCCATTCGGCAAACTGCCCCTTGAGATCGTCTATCAGATCTGCAAATTCTTGCCTAGCGATTCGCTGAAGGCACTGACGGAAGCCTCCCTGCACATCCACCTCGTCACCCAGGATAATCTATTCTGGAAGCAGTATATGCAGCAGAACATGCCATGGTTCTGGGAGCTTCAGGCAGCAAAGAACCAGAAGGTCCCGGCTGATCTCAATTATAAGAGGATGTACATGTGGCTCGAAAAGATGACTGCTCCGCGGTACGGCATGGACGACGTGAAGCTGATTGGTGTCGCCAACCGGAGACGCATCTGGGGTGTTTGCGAGGATCTTGCGGATCGGTACAACAAGAGCCTGAATCAGCCCACAGTTAGCGCAATGCAGTGGGGAAGTGGCTGA
- a CDS encoding uncharacterized protein (COG:S;~EggNog:ENOG410PKBY;~InterPro:IPR008775;~PFAM:PF05721): protein MSTTTVIQEIAEATNESYTVKDLIDFSDRHYGDWRDEFHKNGCVVIKNVISPERAKYYCDKQIEWLKSFDLGFDENDESTWTTEHLPISFKGGMYYGYAAPHEKIAWEARTEPAVIEIFEKLWETKELLSSFDGMNISLPRRKDVNWSPWPHCDQNPNRKGMQAVQGLVNFAPNGPKDGGLMLMKGSAKLFDEFFAQDRDPYDHEDAPPPEIKYMDLFLFHQRDLKWFEDRGCELIKVNMDPGDLVLWDSRTMHYACLPEGDQIRHVQYVCMTPRRFATEKALELKKYCFENYMGTTHWPHCNIRPSTDKPMRNGKVCPKDRTEPYEKPELTDTVLKLAGVKAY from the exons ATGTCAACAACCACTGTCATTCAGGAGATCGCCGAAGCGACCAACGAGTCCTACACTGTGAAGGACCTGATCGACTTCAGCGACCGTCACTACGGCGATTGGCGCGATGAGTTTCACAAAAATGGCTGCGTCGTCATCAAGAACGTGATTAGTCCCGAACGGGCCAAATACTACTGCGACAAGCAGATCGAGTGGCTGAAGAGTTTTGACCTTGGATTCGACGAGAATGATGAGAGTACCTGGACCACTGAGCATCTTCCTATCAGCTTCAAGGGAGG CATGTACTATGGCTACGCAGCACCCCATGAGAAGATAGCCTGGGAAGCTCGCACAGAGCCAGCCGTCATTGAGATCTTTGAGAAGCTCTGGGAAACCAAGGAGCTTCTTAGCTCCTTCGACGGCATGAACATCTCCCTCCCGCGCCGGAAGGATGTCAACTGGAGTCCCTGGCCACACTGTGACCAGAACCCCAACCGGAAGGG CATGCAAGCAGTGCAGGGCCTTGTCAATTTTGCCCCCAACGGCCCCAAAGACGGCGGCCTTATGCTCATGAAGGGTTCTGCCAAACTCTTCGATGAGTTCTTTGCGCAGGACCGTGATCCCTACGACCACGAGGATGCTCCGCCACCGGAGATCAAGTACATGGACCTGTTCCTTTTCCACCAAAGGGATCTCAAGTGGTTCGAAGACCGCGGCTGCGAGCTCATCAAGGTTAATATGGACCCCGGTGACTTGGTCCTTTGGGATTCTCGGACCATGCACTATGCTTGTCTGCCCGAAGGGGACCAGATCCGCCACGTCCAGTATGTCTGCATGACGCCGAGGCGCTTTGCGACCGAAAAGGCCTTAGAGCTGAAGAAGTATTGTTTTGAGAATTATATGGGGACTACCCACTGGCCTCATTG CAATATCCGCCCGTCTACCGACAAGCCGATGAGGAATGGAAAGGTGTGCCCTAAGGATCGTACGGAGCCTTATGAGAAGCCTGAATTGACCGATACGGTTCTCAAGCTGGCTGGTGTCAAGGCATACTAG
- a CDS encoding Zn(II)2Cys6 transcription factor domain-containing protein (COG:S;~EggNog:ENOG410PXNS;~InterPro:IPR036864,IPR001138;~PFAM:PF00172;~go_function: GO:0000981 - DNA-binding transcription factor activity, RNA polymerase II-specific [Evidence IEA];~go_function: GO:0008270 - zinc ion binding [Evidence IEA];~go_process: GO:0006355 - regulation of transcription, DNA-templated [Evidence IEA]) — MASDIPRPPTLRRSCQACARGKRRCDQRWPRCTRCQTRKIDCEYINIPLTVGSDTDSTSTATTTITTRSTLSPKLPHKKPRQHYQLTHSIPLPLPLEITKGYSQPIIAYLVSGMRAYPSTFALNMKTHFIHPDLWPSPSSPPLPIKDIHTLCKLHSTSPTTTNKTIIPLLKQKSSSLLRTLNHTSSFEEMLATAQALLLAQCMLILSDPDTDTSSQAYSESISTMLYNLGQKLWQQAPIQLPGSLSPRRAWLFAESVRRTIIVGFMLRSVYSLKMRNYSVRTPFVDSLPFDMRTGLWDRDVGVDGDEGGESLDAMVSLHQYSGMLESGVVHGISDFGGLILAACRGRALQGVPYPSVTAYAGY, encoded by the coding sequence ATGGCCTCCGACATCCCCAGGCCACCAACACTCCGCCGGTCATGCCAAGCCTGCGCGCGCGGCAAACGCCGCTGTGACCAGCGCTGGCCGCGCTGCACCCGATGCCAGACCCGGAAGATCGACTGCGAATACATCAACATTCCATTAACGGTGGGATCCGACACAGACTCAACAAGTaccgcaacaacaacaatcaccaccagATCAACCCTCTCGCCCAAACTCCCTCACAAGAAGCCAAGACAACACTACCAACTAACCCactccatccccctccccctccccctagAGATCACAAAGGGCTACTCCCAACCCATCATCGCATACCTAGTCTCAGGCATGCGTGCATATCCATCCACCTTCGCCCTGAACATGAAAACGCACTTCATTCACCCAGACCTATGGCCcagcccatcttctccccctttaCCTATCAAGGACATTCACACTCTGTGTAAACTACACTCCAcatcacccaccaccacaaacaaaaccatcatccccctcctcaaacagaaatcctcctctctcctacGCACCCTCAACCACACCTCCAGCTTCGAGGAAATGCTAGCCACGGCACAGGCTCTCCTGCTTGCCCAATGCATGCTCATTCTCTCGGACCCCGACACAGACACATCATCACAAGCCTACTCAGAATCAATCAGCACTATGCTCTACAACCTCGGCCAGAAACTCTGGCAACAGGCCCCCATCCAATTACCGGGGAGTTTGAGCCCGCGCAGAGCGTGGCTATTCGCGGAGAGTGTGCGGAGGACGATCATTGTGGGGTTCATGCTAAGGAGCGTGTACTCGCTCAAGATGCGGAATTATTCTGTCCGCACGCCGTTTGTGGATTCTTTGCCGTTTGATATGAGGACTGGGTTGTGGGATCGcgatgttggggttgatggggatgagggtggGGAGTCACTGGATGCGATGGTCTCGTTGCATCAGTATTCGGGCATGCTGGAGAGTGGTGTGGTCCATGGGATCTCGGACTTTGGGGGGTTGATTCTGGCGGCGTGTAGAGGGAGGGCGTTGCAGGGTGTGCCGTATCCTTCTGTTACTGCGTATGCGGGGTACTAG